The genomic region GAAATCAGCATTAACAGATCTTAATTTGTATTAAGGTATTTATTGCCAGTTGAATATATCATTATTAGATTTtattttcttaaccctttcccacttaaaagcgaagtgacaatggctatgtgcaaacagcataaaaccagaacagcgtgcgagtaacttgcaatctgttcaggttaTTCTGTGTCCTGCTCATCAGTagctaaggtttggagatgaagccttaaaaacttgaatttagtaagaaaggtcttaaattaaatataactttcttagaGATGATTTTATAGTTTAAACAGCAAGTTGGATCGTATGTTTAAAGTTACTAGAGAATAATTGTCTTTTCATCTTCAATTAgtatatgtaaattaaaatagATACAGATTAaacagaaatttattttttacagtataaaagtatataaaagcAACTTATGCCCATGTTTCTATTAGTCCCATGGTTctgaaaatacattattaaagatAATGATATGTGTGTGTAGTTTTAATATTTTAGGTTAAGGGAACCATTCCATCCATTCATTGATGAATCTATTTGAACTAAAACCCACTAAACCAAACCAAAACCCACCAAGGCATGTTTGGTATTCCATTAgatgtatacatgtatcatgtTCTTCATGTTCTTTGAAACATATATTCTATTTTAAATCATGTGTAATCTATTTCTACTCCATAATTTGTATTAACTCTTCCATTAAATGATGTTtttgtacatttatatttgttgcttttatATCATATTATATCTCATTACATTCCATATTATCAATTtgcatacaaacatacatgtattcatgttttatataatttcattagATATAAGATGTGCAGCCATAAAAGAAGTTAATTTGAGTCagttaaattgaaaaaaacttataatattttattaaatgtgatAAATCTTATAATAATCCTTAATGATTTCCCAATATTTAAATGtagatatattattatttttattattatttaagcttATGAAATtacagttcaaaataattatacatgtactttacatTACTTGTGTTGATGTCTTGTTACTTACTTTGATACTATAGAAGCATTTAGAATGCCCCAAATTGCCATCATGTTTGTGTTATCGTGTGTCATACTGTTTGTGTATTTATGAGCCAAGCTCACAATATTTTATACAGTCTATATCTGTTGCAGtggttttgttaagttttgtttgaCACAAATTGACACTTATGCATACACATTAATTTACTTATCTTTTGTAAATATAACAGTATCTAGAAATTTATTTATGCATCTTTTGTTAACATAACAGCATATCTTAATGTCAcctgaaaattatgttttaaatgtcaTGTTATTAATTCGACCATAGATGATGAAGTAAATTGTATTGGGTATCCATTATGAGTCATTTTTGTGTGAATTTTAGAAAAGAAAAAATGAtagtacatttttattttcaacgaaaaatgtttgcaacatttaacgtatttattgCACAGCAATGTATACCATCATAAATGATGTCGCCTGTTGAATTCTGGGAAGTTTCTATTTGGTTGCCGTTAAGGGGTAGAGTTGTTACATTACCATCTATTTATTATTCTGTTTATCCATTATACATTTACTTACAGTAAAACATGGATAAtaattgtaaatttgtaaaagGAACTTATGAAAATGCCACAGTTGAAATAAAACTACTTTGTAAAACATGTGACCAAAGTTTATGTTGTGTGTAACACAAATGCCTaaatgcgtgtgtgtgtgtgtgtgtgtgtgtgtgtgtgtgtgtgtgtgtgtgtgtgtgtgtgtgtgtgtgtgtgtgtgtgtgtgtgtgtgtgtgtgtgtgtgtgtgtgtgtgtgtgtgtgtgtgtgtgtgtgtgtgtgtgtgtgtgtgtgtgtgtgtgtgtgtgtgtgtgtgtgtgtgtgtgtgtgtgtgtgtgtgtgcgtgcgtgcgtgcgtgcgtgcgtgcgtgcgtgcgtgcgtgcgtgcgtgcgtgcgtgcgtgcgtgcgtgcgtgcgtgcgtgcgtgcgtgcgtgcgtgcgtgcgtgcgtgcgtgcgtgcgtgcgtgcgtgcgtgcgtgcgtgcgtgcgtgcgtgcgtgcgtgtgagGGAgggtgtgtgtgcgcgtgcgtgcgttcgtacgtgtgtgtctgtgtgtgtgtgttccaATTTCTATGTTGTGGGCTATGTTGATGCCAATTTAGGTTCCGCAAGTGTTTATATATTGTGCAATGCTAACCACATACATGTTGTTGTCAGCTAGATCAAAATTGCTGTTTGTGTATAGGTTGTCAAGTCtagttttattgttaaaattattaaagtaaccATATGATGTGTTAATTATTTGCATTGATATAATAGATATAATGTCAAGAGCATAATCTATCGTTTTTCCGTATATATTCTTAAACTCTGtaaatcatttcttaaataacAGTTATACTGTGTAGTAAGTACATGTGTTTAAGGTACGTTATCAATGTATTAACAACATACGTCATGTCCTTTGGGTGCTAAATAAAACGTGTTCTTTTTTGCTTTTGAAATGTTTATAATGTTgctattaaaatataaatcaagTGATCATGTGTTCGTTGTCTGAAGTGAAATCACGTATCTTGCTCACGGGAATAGAATAAATAAAAGATCTatcaatacacattttaatgtttattgatATATCGTTCAATATTATTTTGGGTGTAGAGCATTACGATAAAAAAAGCTATTTTGGAAATTTTCTTTTTCATTGATCAATAGATATTAGCTTTGCATATGTTAACGGCCGCAAACATAAATCACCTTTTAAGTTGTGTGACTGACAGTAGTCCGTAGTATGGTATGTGcttttttctaaataatattGATGTGTGACATTGATAAAATGGTGAGTTTGTAAATAGGATGTTTTTAAGCGTTTCGGACCATGATTCGGTGGTAATTACCGTCATTTATTAACACAAGATGGTGCGATTTCTTCGGTCGACTAACATCGTCTACGCAACTACTCATGGGATCAACGACAATGACAGTTAAAACAATCGCGATGTTTAGGGATAGTAagtcaatatttgtttgtttgtttttttcttctctTGTCTAGGTGTTCAATAAAGTAGTCATCAAGTGTTGCGACATTGATTAACAAGAAAAACTGTCAAAGAATCCGAAACATCCATCGTTCGAGCATTTCTTTGTTTCACTGCACCATCACGTGTTGCGTGATTTGTAATTGTTTTAAGTTTTTTCCTTGACCGGAACAATTCTTCATTCATGTAATTTGTTTTTACCCACGGACACTGGGTccgttttcaaaaaaaagaattAAGTTTCTCAAGATTCCTACGAACGAACGTAAGCAAACTTAAGAATTCGTAAGATGTGTACGAACGTGAATCCGTTTGTAAACGTTCGTGCAAACTTATATGAAAACTGCCCAATGTCGCATTCCATTTTGTCTACGTTATTGGTAGTTAAACATGttgcacatttattaataaaGTAAAAGGAAGCACTTGTCTATAGCAATCAGTAAATGGCTTCTCATTTAGAGCCGCAAACTTCGCGATGAATTGATATGTTGAAGATTTCACAATGCGTAGATAAAACAGCCTAATAGAAAGTTTAcataaaacttaattttaattgaatacaATCCCCACGGTTGCCGTAGATTCGTAACTACGTCAGTGACTCAGCTAAGTCACATCCCCCACAAACCTTCTTTTTCACAAACACGAATTGGTGAGTAATTGAGACGTTATCTTTAAATATAGACTAAGTACTCTTGCTTTGTAACGTTGATCAAGTTTTAAGTAAAAATATGGGTCGAATAAAAGGTAATGGTCTAGTAAAGTTGCGATACCTGTGTGCGATGAATACCAGTCGTGCGTAGGATTTTGTGCATACCACTAGAGAGGCTGTTTATACAAAATAGTAATAGTACAATTACTACGTTGAGGTTTGAACATATCTAGTGAAATACAAATAGTCACACCCTGCCGAGCGATACAAGGATGCTTTTAGTCGAATTTCCGCTCGGATGCGGCATCGGTTTGAGGCAGTAATTTTATCTCTTTAATGAAATAGACTATATACAGAGATGTTTTATACCACAGGCATTCACTATGTCATATGGTTTCGATAACTGTATTTTACTTGACGGCAGTGATATAGAAACTATTATGGGAACCGCTATCGATCAAGCTCTAAGAGATAAAGCGACCACGACTTGTGTGTTCAAGTTAGCTTAAATGATTCGTGTGTATTGGATTTATGTTTTTgaattgttgaaaacaatatgtcatcGTTAGTTGATGTTGtgtcaaatattattaaattacacGTCAATGGATATTTAATAAAACGGCGTATTACATGTGCATGTTTTAACTGAACTAGCGTGTTCACATACTCAAATGGGAGAATTGGGAAAACAGTGTAGGAACCAGTTTCGTTTGGAATGTTTCCTACTGTCTCACAGAAATCCACGGAGATTTGTCCAATATCAGGTGCGGTATGTTGTGATAGCTTCTGTAAATGATCTAATAAATCGATACTATTTAGCAAATGGATTTCccataaattaattataaattaaaccTCGTGGGATTGCACTGTACATAAGCTATTATACTATTATCTCAATATTTTTAGGATGTAAATTATTATAATGGTTTTGTTTAAGTGAATGCTATGTGCAGTGGATTATAAATATGCGCCGGTATATTCTTTCATTTTTAAAGTCTTTGGTGCAGTTCGTATAACATGATTTATACACGACTCGAACCATGCCTTCGTTGACATGTACACATCCCTTTTTGCTCACTGATATGAAGACGATACTACATATGATCCTTAAGGCTCTCGGTACAGATCCACACGTATCTCTGCACACTCTCAAACGTTCTCGGTGCCTCTATAGATTGGAATGGAGATATTCATGATAAATGGACATAaattatatcactttaaatttTGGTTCGATGAAATAAATGCAGCTCTCACGCAATCCTTATTTCATTAATTCATGTATCACCTTCCAGATTGCCTGTTACAGGAAAATATTTGTTCTTGAAAATAAACGGTAATAAAACGCTTTTTTTAAACGTATCTTGTATATTCATTATTAACTGCAACGTTTATATCCGTTGGGCTACATTTTACCGATAGGTGTTCGGGTTTGAAACGAGCGCATTTCATGTTTAGTATATTGTGAAATGCAACCCATTAAAAATGTCCCAGCGTGTAAACCATTAAATGCTCATGTCTATGTTTACTCTGATATTCTTTATACAACGTTATTATtaaatatctttatctcagtaaGAGGTATGGATCGATTTAAACAACACACGTATCAACAGGTGACTTAACAATTATCATAGAATTTAATACCGCGGCACCAATATAATATGGCAAATACCATAAAACGGAAAatatatactaaaaagtaccccggAGAATGACCGGGTGGTTTAAGCGCAGTTTCCGTCCCTGTTGTGTATTGTAGTGTATTTAACAATACATGGGATACTTTTAAGTGGCGCatgagccaacaatgaccaaatAAGCGCCGTGTGTAATTTCTCATTGCACTAACGCCATCATTGCAGTGCGGTAACCAGCCCCTGTACCTGGTATGGCGGGTATTCTGGGCCCTCTACCACACCGCCTGGATCATCGTGACCGGGGTGCGGGCCGACCAGTGGGCGGGACCGGGTGAGCGCTAAGGGACACACGAACTCAAGACAGAAGAGTCTCGCTCTGGGGAAAATGGGCTTAACGcatatatgcgtaaagtgtcttaccagattagcctgtttagtccgcacatgctaataaaggacaacacttttcgcctaaactgcattttagCTAGGatagacttcctttgaacgaCAGATGCCTTACagcagaaagtgccgtccctgattagcctgtgcggactgcacaagctactcGGACGACTCtactcaaatgcattaagacccgttttcttAAAACGATGCTAAATGTTTCATATTCTCATTGTAAACATGTACATACTTGTAACCACTTAATATATGGTTTTGTAATTTAGTAATGAATAATATTGCGTGTTTTGCCTAATCTTTCGACAAACAGCATTGGACACACATCAACTCacatcatttattttatattattgcaCATTGAACATCGGTTTATTATAATCTGATGTAAACTTAACTTCGTTTTGCATTATGGAGATTGTTCACTTGGGTCAGGCCTGGTTTAGGGATTTATCAGCCTTTAATACGAACGTGCGCAATTCAAGAACatacataaaaacaagaaatgtgtttgtctgaaacactatgtccccttctgcgccgctttgatttttttttacctttgaccttgaaggatgacattgaccttgacctttcaccacttaaaatgtgcagctcgatgagatacacatgaatgccaaatatgaagttgctatcttcaatattgcaaaagttatggaaaatgttaaagtttgcccaaaccaacagacagtgcaaaaacaatatgtccccaactattgtggtgggggacataacaactTGATATGTTGGCAAATGAAATTACGATGTAGTTCTATTCAAAGATTCTTTTGTGATAATTTCATGTACAGCAATTAAAGAATGAAACATATAGCAAATACCTCATGGCTAATTGTCAACTGATTTAAAACTGTTCCTCATTAAAACTGCTTGCATATCTCAAAGAGGATGTCACTTAAAACAAACACCTTGCTGAATTTTGGGGTCATTGaaaaatgtgttcttttattaACTTGGttccaaataattatttaaagaaacgaATAATGATTGTGTTCCTGTACTTACATTATTAACTGGTGTGCATGTACgttgttttattgtatattttatacttAGTTTATGATGAAAATGGCTTAAGCAATTTTTAATAAGTTAAAGGCCCATTAACTTGGAGCTTCAACTTCAAACGTTTTACGCAAAATTTGGACGGCGTTGTGCATGGCGACGAAATTAAAGTATCCACTGTTCTAAAACTAAAACAATCACAGCATCTTAAATTTGTAGACCGCAGTCAGTACACCAAGTGGTTCATCTTCCTCACAGACTGGGCGTACCTCTGTCTCACCATCGCAACTATCGCGGACGCCATGGTAACAACGTACATACATTTCAAGCGGATGGACATCAGAAAAGGTAATTATCTGCTTCAATGGTTTgcgacaatatatattttttatgaaagggATATGAAGTTAACATTTTGCTAGTGCCGAATTATTGTGCGCTGTTTGTATTCAAATTACACGTACTGATATCATGTTTGCTATCGCcattgtatgcaaaatatatttatgctAACTTGCTAAGTGCGCCAAAAGGAATTCGTAATTGTTATGATCCCAATCttatttaagtttgtttaaatataatatatccgCTTTAACTATTTTTGTGTCTGTACTGTCTTACTGCGCCACCACAGTTTCCAATCTTCTTGTCACATCCATCTAGATTTGCAATTCTTTCATGATCTCCTCTGCAGGCGCGGCGGCCTCGTTGCCATGGTACCTGCGGGCAGACTGGTGCCTCACCACCACCGCCCATGTGGTCAGTGTTGTCACTTCCGCTGCATACTGGGGCCTCGTGTACAGCGGTAAAAGCTTTTGGGTGTCTTCTATTGCATTGGTAATATGAATGGTAATTTCAGATTGTGCGTCATGAACCGTCCAATAATTAACTCCATATATGAAGCATCAGCGTTGTGATTGTTTTCTAAAATATGCTGAATCTTTTCTAAAATTTGTTGATATCTATCGTTTCAAAGATAATATTTTTACAGTTTTACATTCCAGAAAGTATTCATAAATCCGTGTGAGGTAATATTGCCAAGTCTGAAACAAGCAAAAACGACTTTTAAAGCCTTTTcggcagactttttttatttatattttactttccTGCTTTGGCGATTTTATCCGGAAATAAATCAGTATACTTTCACTGTTTACCGATACTCCGGCATTCATCCATAGCAATATGATAACCagtgaaatgtaaacaaatataagtttCGAGTGGCCAGATTTATAGTTCATAAAACACTTAAGTTTGAAGATGACTTCAACTTTTTTTTCATTAGTCATTTTCAATGTGTATCTTTCGAAAATAATGCgtttatctaaaaataaatacagcatTTTTTAATCTGTGGGTTTTATGCATTCTAATTTAATCTTCAGATCAACAGAATAATACAGGCACTTCAATTTAA from Dreissena polymorpha isolate Duluth1 chromosome 5, UMN_Dpol_1.0, whole genome shotgun sequence harbors:
- the LOC127831875 gene encoding protein rolling stone-like isoform X1; its protein translation is MGELGKQCRNQFRLECFLLSHRNPRRFVQYQCGNQPLYLVWRVFWALYHTAWIIVTGVRADQWAGPDRSQYTKWFIFLTDWAYLCLTIATIADAMVTTYIHFKRMDIRKGAAASLPWYLRADWCLTTTAHVVSVVTSAAYWGLVYSGDEVTAVDIETHVINSVYVILNVCVTGMPIRILHFWFPTLFGLTYSLFSLFYHLAGGTNHNENPYIYPALDWRKPGTAILYCAIVTFVVTPILHGILFGIHCLKVLISRQFICCIAGPELEDIKMDQIS
- the LOC127831875 gene encoding protein rolling stone-like isoform X2, which gives rise to MGELGKQCRNQFRLECFLLSHRNPRRFVQYQCGNQPLYLVWRVFWALYHTAWIIVTGVRADQWAGPDRSQYTKWFIFLTDWAYLCLTIATIADAMVTTYIHFKRMDIRKGAAASLPWYLRADWCLTTTAHVVSVVTSAAYWGLVYSGDEVTAVDIETHVIHRVYVILNVCVTGMLMRILHFWFPTLFGLTYSLFSLFYHLAG